One stretch of Eretmochelys imbricata isolate rEreImb1 chromosome 1, rEreImb1.hap1, whole genome shotgun sequence DNA includes these proteins:
- the LOC144264534 gene encoding uncharacterized protein LOC144264534 isoform X2, with the protein MFRTGGTGSHCMLGRRICYGRTTFQKKNANTYAKVSRAMTERGYSRDTKQCRTKIKELGQAYQKAREANRRSRSQPHTCRFYRELHAILGGDDTTTPPLSVDTCKGGVAWSEEDEFLEDEEEEEDSAQAASGESVFPPSQELFLMLKPVASPYSQSMLPDHDSGEGTSGENVSMWPLSTPSQRLVQIRRRKKQTLDYMFAELVQSSHTDRAQLNVWRQTIAESRKALHEYEERRDACDAVVKLMGQQTDVLHCVVDLMQERQQDHRLPLQPLNNCRLSSPSSIASSPRCPRTQQVGYGDPHSQPQRTAQAAESWHMLNFDLVSGFVLPSSSTPITQYPPPTPI; encoded by the exons atgttccgaacgggaggtactggatctcattgcatgttggggagacgaatctgttatggcagaactacgttccaaaaaaagaacGCAAATACgtatgctaaagtctccagggccatgacggaaagaggctactcaaGGGACACAaaacagtgtcgtacaaaaatcaaggagcttgggcaagcgtaccaaaaagccagggaggcgaacaGGCGCTCtaggtcacagccccatacatgccgcttctaccgtgagctgcatgcaattttgGGGGGTGACGACActactaccccaccactgtccgtggacacctgcaaggggggagtagcatggagcgaggaggatgagtttttggaggacgaagaggaggaggaggacagtgcacaggcggcaagtggggaatctgttttcccccctagccaggaactattcttaatgctGAAGCCAGtagcctccccctactcccaaagcatgctcccggaccatgactctggagaaggcacttctg gtgaaaatgtttcaatgtggcccctatctactccgtcccagaggctggtccagattagaaggcggaaaaaacaaACTCTGGACTACATGTTTGCCGAGCTcgtgcagtcctcccacactgatagggcccagttgaatgtgtggaggcaaacaattgcggagtcgcgtaaagcgttacatgaatacgaagagaggagggacgcatGCGATGCtgtggtcaagctcatggggcaGCAAACTGACGTGCTTcactgtgtggtggatctaatgcaggaaaggcagcaagaccacagactgccgctgcagcccctgaacAACTGCcgtctctcctccccaagttccatagcctcctcacccagatgcccaagaacacagcAGGtaggctacggggacccacacagtcaaccccagaggactgcacaagcagcagaaagctggcatatgctaaattttgatttggtttctggttttgtccttccctcctcctccacccccataaCCCAatatccccctcccactcccatctag
- the LOC144264534 gene encoding uncharacterized protein LOC144264534 isoform X1, producing MFRTGGTGSHCMLGRRICYGRTTFQKKNANTYAKVSRAMTERGYSRDTKQCRTKIKELGQAYQKAREANRRSRSQPHTCRFYRELHAILGGDDTTTPPLSVDTCKGGVAWSEEDEFLEDEEEEEDSAQAASGESVFPPSQELFLMLKPVASPYSQSMLPDHDSGEGTSAGENVSMWPLSTPSQRLVQIRRRKKQTLDYMFAELVQSSHTDRAQLNVWRQTIAESRKALHEYEERRDACDAVVKLMGQQTDVLHCVVDLMQERQQDHRLPLQPLNNCRLSSPSSIASSPRCPRTQQVGYGDPHSQPQRTAQAAESWHMLNFDLVSGFVLPSSSTPITQYPPPTPI from the exons atgttccgaacgggaggtactggatctcattgcatgttggggagacgaatctgttatggcagaactacgttccaaaaaaagaacGCAAATACgtatgctaaagtctccagggccatgacggaaagaggctactcaaGGGACACAaaacagtgtcgtacaaaaatcaaggagcttgggcaagcgtaccaaaaagccagggaggcgaacaGGCGCTCtaggtcacagccccatacatgccgcttctaccgtgagctgcatgcaattttgGGGGGTGACGACActactaccccaccactgtccgtggacacctgcaaggggggagtagcatggagcgaggaggatgagtttttggaggacgaagaggaggaggaggacagtgcacaggcggcaagtggggaatctgttttcccccctagccaggaactattcttaatgctGAAGCCAGtagcctccccctactcccaaagcatgctcccggaccatgactctggagaaggcacttctg caggtgaaaatgtttcaatgtggcccctatctactccgtcccagaggctggtccagattagaaggcggaaaaaacaaACTCTGGACTACATGTTTGCCGAGCTcgtgcagtcctcccacactgatagggcccagttgaatgtgtggaggcaaacaattgcggagtcgcgtaaagcgttacatgaatacgaagagaggagggacgcatGCGATGCtgtggtcaagctcatggggcaGCAAACTGACGTGCTTcactgtgtggtggatctaatgcaggaaaggcagcaagaccacagactgccgctgcagcccctgaacAACTGCcgtctctcctccccaagttccatagcctcctcacccagatgcccaagaacacagcAGGtaggctacggggacccacacagtcaaccccagaggactgcacaagcagcagaaagctggcatatgctaaattttgatttggtttctggttttgtccttccctcctcctccacccccataaCCCAatatccccctcccactcccatctag